One part of the Candidatus Bathyarchaeota archaeon genome encodes these proteins:
- the arsM gene encoding arsenite methyltransferase produces MKNKNEEVKKTVKKAYSKIATNSNSCCCQCGCGTLDKETVKKVSKSIGYSEEEINAVPEANLGLGCGNPTAFSNIKEGDTVLDLGSGAGFDCFLASKKVGKNGKVIGLDMTEEMVAKARLLAKEHGYTNVEFKLGDIENMPIEDNSVNVIISNCVINLAPDKAQVFKEANRVLRNGGKMYVSDIVLLGELTEEQLNDEALLSGCVSGALQKNDYIKKIEQAGFKVKIVGEDVDISKTQYGGLPIESIKIEATKTGPIKR; encoded by the coding sequence ATGAAAAACAAAAATGAAGAAGTAAAGAAAACAGTGAAAAAAGCCTACTCCAAAATCGCCACAAACAGCAACTCCTGTTGCTGCCAGTGCGGTTGCGGAACCCTCGACAAAGAAACCGTTAAAAAAGTCTCTAAAAGCATCGGCTACTCCGAAGAAGAAATCAACGCAGTGCCCGAAGCAAACCTCGGTTTAGGCTGCGGAAACCCAACTGCCTTTAGCAACATAAAAGAAGGCGATACCGTTCTTGACTTAGGAAGTGGAGCTGGCTTTGACTGTTTTTTGGCTTCCAAAAAAGTCGGCAAAAACGGTAAAGTCATCGGGTTAGATATGACCGAGGAGATGGTAGCTAAAGCTCGGCTTTTAGCTAAAGAGCACGGTTACACAAACGTGGAGTTTAAGCTGGGCGACATTGAAAATATGCCCATCGAAGATAACTCTGTAAACGTTATAATAAGCAATTGTGTAATCAATTTAGCTCCCGATAAGGCACAGGTCTTTAAGGAAGCTAATCGTGTTCTCAGAAACGGCGGCAAGATGTATGTTTCTGACATTGTTTTGCTTGGAGAACTGACCGAGGAACAACTAAATGATGAGGCTTTGCTTTCTGGATGTGTATCTGGAGCCCTGCAAAAAAATGATTATATAAAAAAGATTGAGCAAGCAGGTTTTAAGGTGAAAATTGTCGGCGAAGATGTTGACATAAGCAAAACTCAATATGGGGGGTTACCCATTGAGAGTATTAAAATCGAGGCAACAAAAACTGGACCGATAAAAAGATGA
- the arsB gene encoding ACR3 family arsenite efflux transporter, translated as MEPEREHLKKELSLGLWEKYLTVWIAICIVVGLLVGRFFPAFGEFMESLKFAQLSIPIGILLFFMMYPTVVGIRFSDVKQATRNPKPLIVTVIANWIIAPPLMTFLANTFLAGNPEYIPGLILLGLSPCTAMVMWWMYLAKGDMAQGLINTAVNALLMLGLYAPLAAFYLGVSGIPVPWDLIGLSVLVFIALPVTAGAISRNLIVKKKGEEYFKDKFNPTVGKISIVALLLTLIVLFSFEGQTILNNPLLVGYLAIPNLLHYAIMIAWTYPLGYFLGWKYESAIDTTIIGSSSHFEVAIAVAVTLYGIGSGAALATVIGPLLEVPLMLLLVKLGLRTRKYFPRKKATVIK; from the coding sequence TTGGAACCCGAACGAGAACACTTAAAGAAAGAACTATCACTTGGACTTTGGGAAAAATACCTCACCGTATGGATAGCCATCTGTATCGTTGTTGGCTTGCTTGTGGGACGTTTCTTTCCTGCTTTTGGGGAATTCATGGAATCCTTAAAGTTTGCCCAGCTATCTATCCCGATTGGAATACTGCTTTTCTTTATGATGTATCCAACTGTTGTGGGGATACGTTTCAGCGACGTTAAACAAGCCACAAGAAACCCCAAACCCCTAATCGTAACTGTAATCGCCAACTGGATTATTGCTCCGCCACTGATGACTTTTCTAGCGAACACCTTCTTGGCGGGCAACCCCGAATACATACCCGGGTTGATTCTGTTGGGTCTTTCACCCTGTACTGCGATGGTTATGTGGTGGATGTACCTTGCGAAAGGTGACATGGCACAGGGCTTAATCAACACCGCAGTAAACGCGCTGTTAATGCTAGGCCTTTATGCTCCGCTGGCTGCGTTCTATTTGGGGGTCAGCGGTATTCCCGTTCCGTGGGACCTAATAGGATTAAGTGTATTAGTCTTCATCGCGTTACCAGTTACAGCAGGTGCAATATCACGCAACCTCATAGTCAAGAAGAAAGGCGAGGAATACTTCAAAGACAAATTCAACCCAACAGTCGGCAAAATATCCATAGTTGCCTTGTTGCTTACTTTGATTGTTTTGTTCTCGTTTGAGGGACAAACAATCCTAAACAACCCCTTGCTCGTAGGTTACCTCGCTATACCCAACTTGCTACATTACGCGATAATGATTGCATGGACGTACCCGCTTGGTTACTTTTTAGGGTGGAAATATGAAAGCGCCATCGACACAACAATAATCGGAAGCAGCAGTCACTTCGAAGTAGCCATCGCCGTAGCAGTCACATTATACGGTATTGGTTCAGGTGCGGCTTTGGCGACTGTGATCGGGCCTCTGCTTGAGGTGCCGCTTATGCTGTTGCTTGTGAAGCTTGGGTTACGAACTCGAAAGTACTTCCCAAGAAAAAAGGCTACTGTAATTAAGTAA
- a CDS encoding metalloregulator ArsR/SmtB family transcription factor produces MTQQTSTQQLRFKAQIFHALSASDRLEILEYLRDGEKCVCEIVPHLNLIQPVVSRHLKILKDAGLIRCRKDGTKRMYSTVDPKIYDTIDALTPSLVGVLQKEVMAQVSCTFCEEE; encoded by the coding sequence ATGACCCAACAAACCTCCACCCAACAACTCCGATTCAAAGCCCAAATCTTCCACGCCCTCTCAGCCTCCGACAGACTCGAAATCCTCGAATACCTCCGCGACGGCGAAAAATGCGTCTGCGAAATCGTCCCCCACCTAAACCTCATCCAACCAGTCGTATCCAGACACCTAAAAATCCTCAAAGACGCAGGCTTGATTCGGTGCAGAAAAGACGGAACCAAAAGAATGTACTCAACCGTTGACCCAAAAATATACGATACCATCGATGCTTTGACTCCTTCACTTGTTGGCGTATTGCAGAAAGAGGTTATGGCACAAGTCAGTTGCACTTTTTGTGAAGAGGAATAA
- a CDS encoding ferredoxin family protein, whose translation MTEETYEGIPREKIPWDPKIDYQKCTTCGKCVEFCHMKTFTTEEKNGKKITIVNPNRCVVLCRGCEDICPAGAITHPSEEETEKIIEELKKTI comes from the coding sequence ATGACAGAAGAAACATACGAAGGAATCCCCCGAGAAAAAATCCCATGGGACCCAAAAATCGACTACCAAAAATGCACCACATGCGGCAAATGCGTAGAATTCTGCCACATGAAAACCTTTACAACCGAAGAAAAAAACGGGAAAAAAATAACCATAGTAAACCCAAACAGATGCGTGGTTTTATGTAGAGGTTGCGAAGACATCTGCCCTGCAGGGGCCATAACACATCCATCAGAAGAAGAAACAGAGAAAATAATCGAAGAACTCAAAAAAACCATCTAA
- a CDS encoding arsenate reductase ArsC, with amino-acid sequence MNKTKVIFLCTGNSARSQMAEAFLRKYGDEHFEVYSAGFEPKPIHPLTVKVMNEVGIDMSGHTSKDLKQFLGKTHFGIIITVCSRAEEKCPTFPGVSTRLHWPFDDPAAASGSQEEQLSKFREVRDQIEAKIKSWLKERGIAQAAD; translated from the coding sequence ATGAACAAAACTAAAGTAATTTTCTTATGCACAGGCAATTCCGCACGAAGCCAAATGGCCGAAGCCTTCCTAAGAAAATATGGAGACGAACATTTTGAAGTCTACAGCGCAGGCTTTGAACCCAAACCAATCCACCCCCTTACGGTTAAGGTTATGAATGAAGTGGGCATCGACATGAGCGGGCATACCTCAAAAGACCTCAAACAGTTCCTTGGAAAAACACATTTTGGAATAATAATCACTGTATGCTCCCGAGCTGAAGAGAAATGCCCCACCTTCCCAGGCGTTTCAACCCGACTCCACTGGCCCTTCGACGACCCCGCCGCCGCTTCAGGTTCTCAAGAAGAGCAACTATCTAAATTCAGAGAAGTTAGAGACCAAATTGAAGCTAAGATAAAGTCTTGGCTCAAAGAAAGAGGCATCGCTCAAGCTGCAGATTGA
- the thsB gene encoding thermosome subunit beta, with translation MAAIAQQGNIPILVLKEGTGRATGKDAQKNNIAAAKIVAETVKTTLGPRGMDKMLVSSIGDVTITNDGATILKELDVQHPAAKMLVEVAKTQDNEVGDGTTSSVILAGELLSKAESLLDENIHPTVIIDGYKKASDKAQEVLNTMAKPVNINDDAALLNVALTSMGSKGMSGAKERYARLAVDAVKQVAEERDGKLKADIDLIKVIKKHGKSLEDTELVKGMVIDKEVASSQMPKGIHDAKIALLNAKLEIDKTEFDAKINIERPEQMQLFLDEEERMLKEMTEKVRNAGANVLFCEKGIDDIALHFLAKAGILAVKNVSSSDMEKLARATGAKIIANIKDLTADSLGSAKAVEEVKIGDDKLLYVRECKNPKAVTIVIRGGSEHVVAEAERSLHDALCVVRNAVEDGKIVPGGGAPEAEVSRQLRSYAVKVGGREQLAIEAYADAVEAIPLMLAENAGLDPIDIMVALRAEHESNHSPVFGVDVFSGKIRNMLDLNVVEPIRVKQQVIKSATEAANMILKIDDLIAAKGMDKEPKSSKSPEMPSYD, from the coding sequence ATGGCAGCAATAGCACAACAAGGAAACATACCTATACTCGTTTTAAAAGAAGGAACTGGAAGAGCAACTGGAAAAGATGCTCAAAAAAACAACATTGCGGCAGCCAAGATTGTGGCTGAAACCGTAAAAACAACCCTTGGACCACGGGGGATGGATAAAATGCTGGTAAGCAGCATAGGCGACGTAACCATAACCAATGACGGCGCAACTATCCTAAAAGAACTCGATGTACAGCATCCGGCAGCCAAAATGCTCGTAGAAGTAGCGAAGACCCAAGACAACGAGGTCGGAGACGGCACAACATCTTCGGTGATTCTCGCAGGTGAACTGTTGTCAAAAGCCGAGAGCCTCTTAGATGAAAACATCCATCCAACCGTAATCATCGACGGCTACAAAAAAGCAAGCGACAAAGCCCAAGAAGTCCTCAACACCATGGCAAAGCCCGTTAACATAAACGATGATGCGGCTCTGTTAAACGTTGCATTGACTTCTATGGGAAGTAAAGGAATGAGTGGAGCAAAAGAACGTTATGCTCGGCTAGCCGTTGATGCAGTTAAGCAAGTGGCTGAAGAAAGAGATGGTAAACTAAAAGCTGACATCGACCTAATTAAAGTCATAAAGAAACATGGTAAAAGCCTCGAGGACACTGAACTTGTCAAAGGGATGGTCATTGACAAAGAAGTTGCAAGCAGCCAAATGCCCAAAGGTATACATGACGCAAAAATCGCACTGCTTAACGCCAAGTTGGAGATTGACAAGACCGAGTTTGACGCAAAAATCAACATTGAAAGACCCGAGCAGATGCAGCTTTTCCTTGATGAAGAGGAACGTATGCTAAAAGAAATGACTGAAAAAGTGCGTAACGCAGGCGCCAACGTTTTGTTCTGCGAAAAAGGCATCGACGACATAGCATTGCACTTCTTAGCGAAAGCCGGTATACTTGCGGTTAAAAATGTCAGCAGTAGCGATATGGAGAAACTTGCCCGTGCTACAGGGGCGAAAATAATCGCTAACATCAAAGACTTAACTGCCGATTCTTTGGGTTCGGCAAAAGCTGTTGAGGAAGTGAAAATTGGCGATGACAAACTGCTATACGTTAGAGAATGCAAGAACCCCAAAGCCGTAACCATCGTCATCAGAGGCGGATCAGAGCACGTGGTTGCCGAAGCAGAACGCTCGCTTCATGATGCTCTCTGCGTCGTTAGAAACGCTGTTGAAGACGGTAAAATCGTGCCAGGCGGAGGCGCCCCAGAAGCTGAAGTTTCAAGACAACTTCGAAGCTACGCTGTCAAGGTTGGCGGTAGAGAGCAACTTGCAATAGAAGCCTATGCTGACGCGGTTGAAGCTATTCCGTTGATGCTTGCTGAAAACGCAGGATTAGATCCCATCGACATAATGGTTGCACTGCGCGCAGAGCATGAGAGCAATCACAGCCCAGTCTTTGGTGTAGATGTGTTCTCTGGCAAAATCAGAAACATGCTTGACCTCAATGTGGTCGAACCGATTCGTGTTAAGCAGCAAGTGATCAAATCAGCCACCGAAGCCGCGAACATGATTCTGAAAATCGACGATTTAATCGCAGCAAAGGGCATGGATAAGGAGCCAAAGAGTTCAAAATCTCCTGAAATGCCCAGCTACGATTAA
- a CDS encoding MBL fold metallo-hydrolase, with the protein MKIEVHGGAREVGGSCIAVETDSCKIALDYGTKLEVEMPKLPKDFDAVVISHAHLDHTGSLLRLCKNNNPTIVGADITRDVTVDLLHDMVKIQNEKGNLDFNDSHAEKVSACWWSRDSVAMPGMSIQLQPAGHVAGAKITTVQAEGKKVVYTGDFCVHDTEILQGLRLETLPKKPDVLITESTYGGKVRPPRKELVKQFIAQLELTMDRGGNVLIPTFAFHRSQEMAKRIDTAIQNGILPKYHVYTISNIAQRINGYFNYHKQLFTKEIKAQKHPFNYRHVKHLYRTTQIETPAVVICTSGFGHAGASLRLLQEWCEDKDNAVILTSGYLPPDSPLKTAKEEGFFKTEDGTYDVKAEVKQIELSGHADQTELVRMVSKVKPKRTVLVHGDLEQAELLAEKIGELTDVCIPQKGEVIDV; encoded by the coding sequence TTGAAGATTGAAGTTCACGGTGGAGCCAGAGAAGTCGGTGGCTCATGTATCGCAGTTGAAACTGATTCATGCAAGATTGCCCTAGATTACGGTACAAAGCTTGAGGTAGAAATGCCAAAGCTACCTAAAGATTTTGATGCAGTAGTCATAAGTCATGCACATTTAGACCACACGGGCAGTCTTTTGAGGCTTTGTAAGAACAACAATCCAACCATCGTTGGAGCAGACATCACCCGAGACGTAACCGTTGACCTTCTCCATGACATGGTTAAAATTCAAAACGAAAAAGGCAACCTAGACTTTAACGATAGCCACGCCGAGAAAGTCTCTGCATGCTGGTGGAGCCGAGACTCCGTTGCCATGCCTGGTATGAGTATCCAGCTCCAACCTGCGGGTCACGTTGCAGGCGCCAAAATAACAACCGTTCAAGCGGAAGGGAAAAAAGTCGTTTACACAGGCGACTTCTGTGTTCATGATACCGAGATTTTGCAGGGGTTGCGGTTAGAGACGCTTCCCAAAAAACCTGACGTTTTAATTACCGAGTCAACGTACGGCGGAAAAGTCAGACCTCCTCGAAAAGAACTTGTTAAACAGTTCATAGCTCAATTGGAATTAACTATGGACAGGGGTGGAAACGTGTTGATACCAACCTTTGCTTTTCACAGAAGCCAAGAAATGGCAAAAAGAATCGACACGGCCATACAAAACGGCATTCTCCCAAAATACCACGTCTACACGATCTCCAACATAGCCCAAAGGATAAACGGCTACTTTAACTACCACAAGCAACTCTTCACAAAAGAAATCAAAGCCCAAAAACACCCCTTCAACTACCGCCACGTAAAACACCTCTACCGCACCACACAAATTGAGACACCTGCTGTTGTCATCTGCACCTCGGGCTTCGGTCATGCAGGAGCAAGCTTGAGACTGCTTCAGGAGTGGTGTGAAGACAAAGATAACGCAGTTATTCTAACCTCGGGTTACCTTCCGCCTGACAGTCCGTTGAAAACTGCGAAAGAGGAAGGTTTCTTTAAAACAGAAGACGGAACGTATGATGTTAAGGCGGAGGTTAAGCAGATTGAGCTTTCGGGTCACGCCGACCAAACCGAGCTTGTCAGGATGGTTTCTAAGGTAAAGCCTAAGCGTACGGTTCTGGTTCATGGGGATTTGGAGCAGGCTGAGTTGTTGGCTGAGAAAATCGGTGAGTTAACTGATGTGTGCATTCCTCAAAAGGGCGAAGTAATTGATGTATAA
- a CDS encoding GDSL-type esterase/lipase family protein, translated as MNRIVKLLALSVAILVVVTSLEAVLLASLLNEEKPQRSVRVACVGDSITRGTEYTLYLWEKLGSNYVLSDFGVGGVTVSLKSESAYMNTTAFELAKQFQPDIVVVMLGTNDADNDLNVSKEQFISDYVTLLNEFQSLSSKPQVYIVLPPPIFENDANLNGTILTQLIIPSIREVANLTGVGLADVYTPLRDHADYFGDGVHPKVEGAKVIADAVFGVLTLDLPK; from the coding sequence ATGAATCGCATCGTGAAGCTGCTGGCGCTTAGCGTTGCAATATTAGTGGTTGTAACAAGTTTGGAGGCGGTATTGCTTGCTTCACTCTTAAATGAGGAAAAGCCTCAACGTTCTGTTCGAGTTGCCTGTGTGGGTGACAGCATAACCAGAGGCACTGAATACACGCTTTATCTATGGGAAAAGTTGGGATCAAATTATGTCTTGAGCGATTTTGGCGTCGGCGGAGTCACGGTTTCACTCAAATCAGAAAGCGCATACATGAACACCACGGCTTTTGAGCTTGCCAAGCAGTTCCAGCCCGACATCGTAGTTGTGATGCTTGGAACAAACGATGCAGACAACGACCTAAACGTGTCCAAAGAGCAATTCATATCTGACTACGTCACTTTGCTAAACGAGTTCCAATCCCTTTCAAGCAAACCACAAGTGTACATTGTGCTGCCACCACCGATATTCGAAAACGACGCGAACCTCAACGGAACCATACTTACTCAATTAATCATTCCAAGCATTAGGGAAGTCGCAAACCTGACGGGGGTGGGGTTGGCTGATGTTTACACGCCGCTTCGTGATCACGCGGATTATTTTGGTGATGGAGTGCATCCTAAGGTTGAGGGGGCGAAGGTGATTGCTGATGCGGTTTTTGGTGTTTTGACTTTGGATTTGCCTAAATAA